CTCGCGTTCCAGGGGCAAGAAGGCTCCGGCCGCGGCCCAGGCCGCGGCTTCGGCCGAGGCTGCCGAAACCCCGGCCGAGGCAGCGCCTTCGGACGAGGACGAAAAGGCCGCGCCCGCGAAGAAGCCCGCCGCCAAGTCCACGGCCAAGAAGACGACGGCCAGGACGGGGACCCGCAAGACGGCCGCCAGGACGGCCGCCGCCAAGACGGAGGCTCCCGAGGCTGATGCGCCGATGGAGGCCGCCCCGAAGACGGCCGCCCCGAAGACGGCCCCCGCCTCGCGCGGCTCCAGGTCCAGGGCCCCGGCCAAGGGGCCGGACGCCTCGGCGGGCAAGCCCGCGCCGTGGCTCGGCCGCGCCTTCGGCGGCGACATCGACGACGACGAGGACCTGGGCGACGAATAGCCCGGGCATCTCCCGGGACGTGTCCCGGGGATGGAGGGCGGCATTGGACCACTACACCGGCATCGCCCCGCTTTACGAGCCCCTGCTCGGGGGCATTCTCGGGCCGCTGCGCCGCGCCGTGACCACGGCCGCGGCGCAGGCGGCCCGGGACGCCGGTGTGGCGCCCGAACGCCTGCGCATGCTCGACTGCTGCTGCGGCACGGGCGGGCAGCTGCGCCTCCTGGCGAAAAGCTTCTCAGCCTTCGGGCTGGACCGTTCCCCGCCCATGCTCGCCAGGGCCCTGGACCTGGCCGGGCCGCGCCTGGTGCGCGCCGACGCCGCGCAGATCCCCTTTGCCGCCGACACCTTCGACGCCGCGAGCGTCTCCCTGGCCCTGCACGAGATGGGGCGCCCCCTGGCCCTGGCCGCGCTGGGCGAGCTCTCGCGCGTGGTGCGGCCGGGCGGCTCCCTGCTGCTCGTGGACTGGGCCTCGCCGCTTCCCTGGTACACCGTGCCCGGCGGCCACATGGCCGAGCGCACGGCGGGCCGCGAGCACTACCGGAACTTCCGCGCCTACCAGGCCGCCGGAGGCCTGCCGGACCTCTGCCGCGCGGCCGGGCTGGCCATGCGCGAGACCGGCCGCTTCTGTCTCGGCGCCCTGGTCCTGGCCCGCTGTCGTCTGGAAGGCTGACTTTTTTGTAGGTCTTTTCCTCTGTTCTACAAAAATGAATTGCCGACAGGGCAAAAGACGTCATTTT
This genomic window from Desulfovibrio sp. X2 contains:
- a CDS encoding methyltransferase domain-containing protein produces the protein MDHYTGIAPLYEPLLGGILGPLRRAVTTAAAQAARDAGVAPERLRMLDCCCGTGGQLRLLAKSFSAFGLDRSPPMLARALDLAGPRLVRADAAQIPFAADTFDAASVSLALHEMGRPLALAALGELSRVVRPGGSLLLVDWASPLPWYTVPGGHMAERTAGREHYRNFRAYQAAGGLPDLCRAAGLAMRETGRFCLGALVLARCRLEG